Proteins encoded in a region of the Raphanus sativus cultivar WK10039 chromosome 8, ASM80110v3, whole genome shotgun sequence genome:
- the LOC108822644 gene encoding inactive poly [ADP-ribose] polymerase RCD1, translated as MEPRIPKVLDSRCEDSFSNKRKRYAAYVTGKLQDEPQSQVPDKRRKLEGVYETRSGKSLVRYYSYFKKTGIAKRVMIYEEGGWNDLPHQIISAIQNELDEKRAAIEFEWCGHHFLLDFLHMHRLDLETGAKTPLAWIDIGGKCFFPEIYDCCNQNCFENSKQYAPREIKLHLEIDVNGGGSPRLNLEESGDSMGYVPAEDSCSRKIEAAVSNWNETDATIAVSPAGAEGLDKDAVKKMFAIGTASLGHVAVLDVGRFSSEIAEARLGLFQKQVEITKKHRGDANVRYAWLPAKREVLSSVMMKGLGGAFVRKSIYGVGIHLTAADCPYFSARYCDIDENGVRYMVLCRVIMGKMELLRGDKAQFFSGGEEYDNGVDDVENPKNYIVWNMNMNTHIFPEYVVRFKLSDPTNAEGNLVAKHDNSGVTLEGPKDLLPQLDSNGPEGCSGSASSVCLSTTKPKSPWMPFPTLFALISHKVPEKDKPFIIADYQQLREKKMTRAEFIRKLRGVVGDDLLRSTLTALENQHKLKEIPGSMRDHAGGGAL; from the exons ATGGAACCCAGGATCCCCAAGGTGTTGGATAGTAGGTGTGAAGATAGTTTCAGTAACAAGAGGAAGCGCTATGCTGCATATGTTACCGGAAAGTTGCAAGATGAGCCGCAGAGCCAAGTCCCTGACAAAAGAAGGAAGTTGGAAGGCGTTTACGAGACTCGCTCTGGGAAGTCTCTGGTCAGATACTACTCTTATTTTAAGAAGACGGGGATTGCGAAGCGTGTTATGATCTACGAGGAGGGTGGTTGGAATGATTTGCCTCATCAGATTATCTCTGCCATTCAGAATGAGTTGGATGAGAAGAGGGCAGCGATTGAGTTTGAGTGGTGTGgtcatcattttcttttggaTTTCTTGCATATGCATAGGCTAGATTTGGAAACGGGAGCAAAGACTCCACTTGCATGGATTGACATTGGAGGCAAATGTTTTTTCCCTGAAATTTACGATTGCTGCAATCAGAACTGCTTTGAGAATTCGAAACAGTATGCTCCGCGTGAGATCAAGCTGCACCTTGAGATTGATGTTAATGGTGGGGGGTCACCGAGGTTAAATCTGGAGGAGTCTGGTGACAGTATGGGTTATGTTCCAGCAGAGGATAGCTGCAGCCGCAAGATTGAAGCTGCTGTTTCTAACTGGAATGAGACGGACGCTACTATAGCAGTCTCGCCTGCCGGAGCCGAAGGACTTGATAAAGATGCCGTAAAGAAAATGTTTGCTATAGGTACAGCATCTCTAGGGCATGTAGCAGTGCTGGATGTGGGGCGTTTTTCCAGTGAGATTGCTGAAGCTCGTTTAGGGCTTTTCCAAAAGCAGGTTGAGATCACTAAGAAACATCGAGGGGATGCAAACGTTAGATACGCATGGCTTCCTGCAAAAAGGGAAGTTCTTTCTTCGGTTATGATGAAGGGACTTGGCGGAGCATTTGTTAGAAAGTCCATCTACGGTGTTGGAATACATCTAACTGCTGCAGACTGCCCTTACTTCAG TGCTAGGTACTGTGATATTGACGAAAATGGAGTACGGTACATGGTTTTATGCCGTGTAATAATGGGGAAAATGGAGCTTCTTCGTGGTGATAAAGCACAGTTTTTCTCTGGTGGGGAAGAATATGACAATGGAGTTGATGATGTCGAGAATCCGAAGAATTACATTGTCTGGAACATGAATATGAACACTCATATTTTCCCGGAATATGTTGTTAGGTTCAAGCTGTCTGATCCAACGAATGCTGAAG gtaatttggttgctaagcatGATAACTCAGGCGTCACTTTGGAAGGACCCAAGGATCTTCTTCCTCAGTTAGACTCAAAC GGACCTGAAGGGTGTTCAGGGAGTGCAAGCAGTGTCTGTTTAAGCACGACAAAACCCAAATCTCCATGGATGCCTTTTCCTACTCTGTTTGCATTAATCTCACATAAGGTTCCAGAGAAAGACAAGCCTTTCATCATCGCTGATTACCAACAACTGAGG gaAAAAAAGATGACGCGAGCAGAGTTTATAAGGAAACTGCGGGGGGTTGTAGGAGATGATCTGCTTAGATCAACCTTAACAGCTCTTGAAAACCAG CACAAGTTAAAGGAGATTCCTGGAAGCATGAGAGACCATGCAGGTGGAGGTGCTTTGTAA
- the LOC108821073 gene encoding uncharacterized protein LOC108821073 — translation MTHKDYGAWSRCNDMITTWLLNSVSKKIGQSLLFVYTAEGIWKNLISRFKQDDAPRVYDLEQRLSSIEQGNMDVSAYYTELVTLWEEHKNYVELPVCTCGRCECDAAALWEKLQQRSRVTKFLMGLNESYEQSRRYILMLKPMPTIEEAFNIVTQDERQKAIRPSTRIDNVAFQLQSTPAATIAGLLPSPAADPSYVAAYNTSRQAQKPICTHCGKSGHTVQKCFKLHGFPPGYRTNFSTYSRNNTRAVPSQSVAPVTQQTPALTNAIATVHSDMALPSAPMPQLTTGGTTITLQDFTPQQIQHLISQFNSQVRVPEHPILSSRASITEHGIMASTSSSGPFSGIDDWEG, via the exons ATGACTCATAAAGATTATGGTGCTTGGTCTAGGTGCAACGATATGATCACGACTTGGCTTTTGAACTCTGTATCAAAGAAGATTGGTCAGAGTCTCTTGTTCGTTTATACTGCTGAAGGGATCTGGAAGAATCTGATCTCTCGTTTTAAACAAGACGATGCGCCTCGTGTGTATGATCTTGAGCAGCGGTTGAGTTCTATTGAGCAAGGCAACATGGACGTCTCTGCATACTATACCGAGCTTGTTACGCTTTGGGAGGAGCATAAGAACTATGTGGAGCTACCTGTTTGTACTTGTGGTAGATGTGAATGTGATGCAGCAGCTTTGTGGGAGAAACTGCAACAACGCAGTCGAGTAACGAAGTTCCTTATGGGGTTAAACGAATCATATGAGCAATCTCGTCGTTACATCTTGATGTTAAAACCTATGCCTACCATTGAGGAAGCCTTTAACATTGTGACTCAAGATGAACGTCAGAAGGCTATTCGTCCTAGTACTCGTATTGATAATGTAGCTTTTCAGCTACAGAGTACTCCTGCTGCTACGATTGCTGGTTTGTTGCCTTCTCCTGCTGCTGATCCTTCCTATGTTGCTGCGTATAACACCAGTCGTCAAGCACAGAAACCAATCTGTACTCATTGCGGCAAGTCTGGTCACACAGTCCAAAAGTGCTTCAAACTTCATGGCTTTCCCCCGGGATACAGGACAAACTTTAGTACCTACTCCAGGAACAATACTAGAGCTGTACCTTCTCAGTCAGTTGCACCTGTGACTCAACAGACTCCTGCTTTGACTAATGCTATTGCTACTGTGCATTCGGATATGGCATTACCTTCGGCTCCTATGCCTCAACTCACGACTGGTGGCACTACTATAACACTTCAAGACTTTACTCCGCAACAGATACAACATCTTATCTCTCAGTTCAACTCTCAAGTCCGGGTTCCAGAGCATCCGATTCTTTCTTCACGAGCTTCTATTACAGAACATGGTATTATGGCCtctacttcttcttctg GACCTTTCTCGGGGATTGATGATTGGGAGGGGTGA